From Primulina eburnea isolate SZY01 unplaced genomic scaffold, ASM2296580v1 ctg122_ERROPOS2000000, whole genome shotgun sequence, one genomic window encodes:
- the LOC140820579 gene encoding uncharacterized protein translates to MRSLLVHGGVDPSTIPPTPLPPPPFLFQYDYSQHGEAAGVPPPEHDDDDTKSDRKAEYGAKCELKQKVSRKGGARAISVEPELIQIVKSAQKTDDRVLKSYELVSQGHQSGFSIHSDDSLRLNGRLYPPRRKENISYSTASVLVEEYEKDVAEFVSCCVICQQVKAERMRPGGILHSLEVPQWNWEQVAMDFVTHLPRTSRHFDAIWVIVDRLSNSVHFILYERTYSYKKMARLYIENVVRLHGVPVAIVSDRDPRFTSKFWTSFQK, encoded by the exons ATGCGCTCTTTGCTTGTGCACGGGGGCGTTGACCCGTCGACCATTCCACCGACTCCACTACCTCCTCCCCCATTCCTgttccagtatgattattcTCAGCATGGGGAGGCCGCAGGAGTGCCACCGCCGGAGCATGATGATGATGACAc gaaaagtgACCGGAAAGCCGAATATGGAGCAAAGTGCGAACTGAAGCAAAAAGTGAGCAGAAaaggcggcgctcgagcg ATTTCTGTTGAGCCAgagttgattcagattgtaaAGTCAGCTCAGAAAACTGATGATCGAGTTCTGAAATCTTATGAGTTAGTATCTCAAGGACACCAATCTGGTTTCTCAATTCACTCAGATGATTCTCTTCGGTTGAATGGTAGATTG TATCCACCCAGGAGGAAGGAAAATATATCATATTCTACGGCCTCAGTTTTGGTGGAAGAATATGAAAAGGATGTGGCTGAGTTTGTGTCTTGTTGTGTGATCTGTCAGCAAGTCAAAGCGGAACGAATGAGACCGGGAGGAATATTGCATAGCCTTGAGGTTCCTCAGTGGAACTGGGAGCAGGTGGCTATGGATTTTGTCACGCATTTGCCACGTACTTCTCGTCATTtcgatgccatttgggtgattgtcgACAGATTATCTAATTCGGTACACTTTATTCTGTATGAGAGGACGTATTCGTACAAGAAAATGGCTCGTTTGTATATTGAAAATGTTGTGAGACTTCATGGAGTTCCAGTTGCAATAGTCtcagatcgtgaccctagattcacATCAAAGTTTTGGACTAGTTTCCAAAAATAA